The sequence ACGACGCTTCGCTGGTCGACCTTCTCTTCGCTGCGCGGGGCAGCGGGTAGGAGGTGTGGTGGTAATCATATAGCGATGGGTTGTAAACCCATCGGCTACGGTTATAACATTCCCCTCTTTTGCCAAAGGCAAGAGAGGGTGGTCGGCGAAGCTACGACCGGGTGAGTCAGCGCCGCATGCAGAGCCGCTTTGTTTGTAAGACTAACGAACGTTCGACGCTCCGTTAGTCGGTTGTTGATTTGATTTACCTGCACAACCGCTCAATATAAACCCGGGCGAAGCGGAAACCCCACAGCAGAAGCGTCGGGTATAGCGTAGGAGCGAGGAGTTGCAGCGTAGCACGGGAACAAACACCTGATAGTAGCAATACCACTGCTTTTCAAAATCTCCTTAATATTATTGGTGAATCCTTTATTCACAAAACATCCCAACCTATAACCAAAACTAATAGCCTATACCTATTTTTGTAACCAGCATTTGACGTTGCCGCCGCCCAATTGTGGCGCTTTTTAATTATTTTTACCTTCCAAGCTATGCAGTCTGCCTACCAAAAATACCAGGAGAAATTTGAACAAGTGTTAGCCGGTTTAAACGAGCAGCAGTTGGCCGCCGTTAATAAAATGGATGGCCCTGTACTGGTAGTGGCCGGGCCGGGGACGGGTAAAACGCAGATCTTAGCCGCCCGCATTGGCAAGATACTGATAGAAACCGATGCCCAGCCCAACGAGATCCTTTGCCTTACCTATACCGATGCCGGCGCCGTGGCCATGCGTAAGCGCCTGTTCGAGTTTATTGGCCCCGATGCTTACCGCATCCACATCCATACCTTTCACGCTTTTTGTAACGAGGTGATCCAGGAGAACCTGGAATACTTCGGCAAACTGAGTCTGGAGCCGCTGTCCGACCTGGAATCGGCTATGCTGTTTCGCGAACTGGTGGACGATTTTGGCAAAGACCACCTGCTGAAGCGTTTTACCGGCGATGTTTATTACGATATCCCAAGGTTGCGTTCGCTGTTCTCGACCATGAAGAAAGAGAACTGGAGCGAGGAGCAAATAGCCGAAGCGGTACGCGAATATTTGCAGGATCTGCATCTGCGCGAGGGCTTTTATTATAAACGACCCAATGCCAGTCGCGGCATAAAAGCCGGCGACCCGAAGCAAAAGGAGATAGACGCGGCACACGAGAGCATGAGTAAGCTGTTGGCCGCCGTGGGCGAATACCGGAACTACCAGGCCAAAATGAACAGTCAAAGCCGTTACGATTACGACGACATGATCATCTGGGTGCTGAACGCTTTCCGTAATAACGAGGAGATTTTGCGCCGCTACCAGGAGCGCTACCAGTACGTGCTGGTAGATGAGTTTCAGGATACCAGCGGCGCGCAAAACGAGTTGCTGAAATTCATCATCAGCTATTGGGAAACGCCCAATGTGTTTGTGGTGGGCGATGATGACCAGTCCATTTTCCGTTTCCAGGGCGCCAACATGAAAAATATTTTGGATTTCGCGGGCGATTACGTGGCCACGCTGAAAACCATCGTACTTAAGCATAATTACCGCTCCAACCAGCATATACTGGATATATCGCGCTCACTTATCGATAACAATAACGAGCGGCTAACCACGCAGCTTAACCTTGATAAAAACCTGCAGGCATCGCACCCGCGCTTTAACAAACTGGCTGTTGAGCCACTGATACGCGAATACGCCAACCCCGACCAGGAAATGGTGGACGTAGCCCGGCAAATAGAGCAACTGGTGAATACCGGCACGCCCCCGGGCGAGATAGCCGTAATTTACCGAAACCACAGCCAGGCCGAGGATTTGGTGTATTATCTTGATAGTAAAAAAATAGCTGTAAATACCCGTCGCCGTATTGATATTTTGACAGAGCCATTCGGCGAAAAGATCACCAATATCCTGCGTTACCTCGCCGCCGAAATGGAGACGCCTTACAGTGGGGATGATAAGCTGTTCGAGATCTTGCATTACGATTTCTTCGACATCCCACCTATAGATGTGGCTAAGGCCAGCATTGCGGTGGCTACCGAAAATTACAGCACGGCCAGCAAGGGCTTGCCTAAAACATCGCTGCGGCGTTACATCAGCGAGATGCGCATGCCATCGCAAATTGGCATGTTTGATGCCGCGCCCAATCACGAAATCAAATACCTGATGCGCTATATCGACGATTTGCTGAAAACATCGGTAAGCGAAACCCTGCAGGAGTTGTTTCAGCAGGTGATCAACAAAATGGGCATCCTGAAATATATTATGAAGCAGCCCGATAAGGGTAAGTATATGCAGATGCTCAGCAACTTCTTCGATTTTTTGAAAGGCGAAAGCCGCAAGAACCCGGAGATCACACTGGCGGAGTTTATCGAAATTATCGACCTGATGAAGAAGAACGGCATCCGGCTGGATCTGCATCAACTGATCTATTCGGACAATGGGGTTAACTTCCTCACCGCGCACGGATCAAAGGGTTTGGAGTATGAGCATGTATTTATGATTGGCTGCAACAAAAGGATTTGGGACAGCAAAGGCCGCAATATGGGCTTCAGTTATCCCGATACGCTGATGCAGGCCCCGGCTAATGATATCTCTGAAAAAGAGGAGGCCCGCCGCCTGTTTTACGTGGCGCTTACCCGCGCCAAGCAGCACCTGTCCATCTCTTATTCGGCCATGGATAAGAACGAAAAGGACCAGGAGGCATCGCAATTTATCGGCGAGATATTGGCCACCACCCACCTGAAGCTAGAGCATCCGAAGGTAGATCCGGACGATATGGTCGACTTTTTCCTAACCCAGTATAACGAGGATGATAAGCCTAAAGTGCAACTGCTGGATACCGCCTACATCAACCAATTGCTGCAAAACTACACGCTGTCGGTAACCCACCTTAGTAATTATTTGGATTGCCCGCTTCGGTTTTACTTCCAGTGCTTGATCAGGGTGCCATCGGGTAAAAGTCCGGCGGCTACTTTTGGTTCGGCGGTGCACGATGCTTTACGTAAGGCCTTTAAAAAACTGAAGGATAATAACGATGAGTTCCTGTCGGCAAATGAGTTTTTGCAGGATTTTAAGGCGTACATCTATCGCAACCGCGATGCCTTTACCAAGGATGAATTTAAGCGCCGGGTGGAATATGGCGAAAAGATCTTACCGGTTTATTACGACCTGAACACCCCGTACTGGAACAAGGTAACGCTGGTGGAACTACCTATTAAAAACCTGGAAATAGCCGGTGTACCCGTAAAAGGGAACCTGGATAAGGTGGAGTTTATGGGTAAAGACGTAACCGTGGTTGACTATAAAACCGGTAAGCTGAAATACGCCAAGGATAAATTCCGCCGGCCGGATGATGAATTACCTAACGGTGGCGATTACTGGCGCCAGGCGGTATTTTATAAGTTGCTGATAGACCACGACCGCACCAAGGACTGGCAGGTAACCGGCACCGTGTTCGATTTTATAGAACCCATTGCCGAGGGCGAATATCACAAAGAAAAGGTGGTGATCAGTCCGCAGGATGAAGAGACGGTAAAAGAACAGATCACCGAAACCTACCGCAAAATTATGGCGCACGATTTTGCCACCGGCTGCGGCAAAAAAGAATGCGACTGGTGCCACTTTGTGCGCAGCAATTTTGAACAGCCAGGCAAAATGATGGAGCTGGCGGAGGATGGGGAATAACCTCAATGTCATTGCGGGGTAGACTCACCCGGTCCGCGCTTCGCTGGACCACCCTCTCTCGCCTTTGGCGAAAGAGGGAAAAAGGTTATCCGATACTGCTTCTGCCCTCTTTCCGCGAAGCGAAGAGAGAGGGTCGACCAGCGAAGCGTAGTCGGGGTGAGTAAATGTCGCCGCAATGAAGAACTGAAGATTTGACAAACTAAACAACATGAAATACTTAAAACTACTTATCTTATCCTTACTTACCCTCCCTGCGGTGGCGCAAACCACCGTTAAACAGGACCCGGCCATTAAACAATTGGTTGATGAGGTATCGGCACAAAACGTAGAGTCCATTGTACGCAAGCTGGTAAGCTTTAAAACCCGCCATACGATGAGCGATACCACCAGCAAAACCGAGGGCATTGGCGCGGCCCGTAACTGGATAAAGTCCGAAATGGAAAAATATGCCGCCG comes from Mucilaginibacter mali and encodes:
- a CDS encoding ATP-dependent helicase; its protein translation is MQSAYQKYQEKFEQVLAGLNEQQLAAVNKMDGPVLVVAGPGTGKTQILAARIGKILIETDAQPNEILCLTYTDAGAVAMRKRLFEFIGPDAYRIHIHTFHAFCNEVIQENLEYFGKLSLEPLSDLESAMLFRELVDDFGKDHLLKRFTGDVYYDIPRLRSLFSTMKKENWSEEQIAEAVREYLQDLHLREGFYYKRPNASRGIKAGDPKQKEIDAAHESMSKLLAAVGEYRNYQAKMNSQSRYDYDDMIIWVLNAFRNNEEILRRYQERYQYVLVDEFQDTSGAQNELLKFIISYWETPNVFVVGDDDQSIFRFQGANMKNILDFAGDYVATLKTIVLKHNYRSNQHILDISRSLIDNNNERLTTQLNLDKNLQASHPRFNKLAVEPLIREYANPDQEMVDVARQIEQLVNTGTPPGEIAVIYRNHSQAEDLVYYLDSKKIAVNTRRRIDILTEPFGEKITNILRYLAAEMETPYSGDDKLFEILHYDFFDIPPIDVAKASIAVATENYSTASKGLPKTSLRRYISEMRMPSQIGMFDAAPNHEIKYLMRYIDDLLKTSVSETLQELFQQVINKMGILKYIMKQPDKGKYMQMLSNFFDFLKGESRKNPEITLAEFIEIIDLMKKNGIRLDLHQLIYSDNGVNFLTAHGSKGLEYEHVFMIGCNKRIWDSKGRNMGFSYPDTLMQAPANDISEKEEARRLFYVALTRAKQHLSISYSAMDKNEKDQEASQFIGEILATTHLKLEHPKVDPDDMVDFFLTQYNEDDKPKVQLLDTAYINQLLQNYTLSVTHLSNYLDCPLRFYFQCLIRVPSGKSPAATFGSAVHDALRKAFKKLKDNNDEFLSANEFLQDFKAYIYRNRDAFTKDEFKRRVEYGEKILPVYYDLNTPYWNKVTLVELPIKNLEIAGVPVKGNLDKVEFMGKDVTVVDYKTGKLKYAKDKFRRPDDELPNGGDYWRQAVFYKLLIDHDRTKDWQVTGTVFDFIEPIAEGEYHKEKVVISPQDEETVKEQITETYRKIMAHDFATGCGKKECDWCHFVRSNFEQPGKMMELAEDGE